The Streptomyces kanamyceticus genome window below encodes:
- a CDS encoding glycosyltransferase family 2 protein, with protein MVKLSVIVPFYNVQQYAPDTLKSLRANARDDFEFILVDDCSRDETPDILERAARELPGAVHLRHETNGGLATARNTGLDAARGEYLTFLDGDDWLAPGYFAQLVAAIEELGCDFVRTDHVQCTARARTVHRVPHGRRGEVLSPRDVILPADRSTSVDYAYAWAGIYHRRLADAGLLHFTDGLRTAEDRPWIWRLHREAESFAAVGLLGVFYRRGVASSLTQIGDVRQLDFIKAFDQVVRETAADRDADELLPKAVRTYCAIISHHLGSIERFEPSVARKLKSMSAAALKRMPQGVLDEALDSMDIQRATRLRRLRRRPVSAEVAA; from the coding sequence GTGGTTAAGCTCTCCGTCATCGTGCCGTTCTACAACGTGCAGCAATACGCGCCCGACACCTTGAAGAGTCTGCGTGCGAACGCGCGTGACGACTTCGAATTCATTCTCGTCGACGACTGTTCGCGCGACGAGACACCGGACATCCTGGAGCGTGCCGCGCGCGAACTCCCCGGTGCCGTTCATCTCAGACACGAGACGAACGGCGGCCTGGCGACCGCCCGCAACACGGGCCTCGACGCGGCGCGCGGCGAGTACCTCACCTTCCTGGACGGTGACGACTGGCTCGCCCCGGGCTACTTCGCCCAACTGGTGGCCGCCATCGAGGAATTGGGCTGCGACTTCGTGCGCACCGACCATGTGCAGTGCACCGCGCGGGCCCGCACCGTGCACCGCGTGCCGCACGGCAGGCGGGGCGAGGTGCTCAGTCCGCGCGACGTCATCCTGCCCGCCGACCGTTCGACATCCGTCGACTACGCCTACGCGTGGGCCGGCATCTACCACCGCAGGCTCGCGGACGCGGGCCTGCTCCACTTCACCGACGGGCTGCGCACCGCGGAGGACCGGCCCTGGATCTGGCGGCTGCACCGCGAGGCCGAATCCTTCGCCGCGGTGGGCCTTCTCGGCGTGTTCTACCGGCGCGGGGTCGCCTCTTCGCTCACGCAGATCGGCGACGTACGACAGCTCGATTTCATCAAGGCATTCGACCAGGTGGTGCGGGAAACCGCGGCGGACAGGGACGCGGACGAACTCCTGCCCAAGGCCGTGCGGACTTACTGTGCGATCATCTCCCACCATTTGGGATCCATCGAAAGGTTCGAGCCATCCGTGGCGCGCAAATTGAAGTCAATGAGTGCGGCCGCGCTGAAGCGGATGCCGCAGGGCGTTCTCGACGAGGCGCTCGACTCCATGGACATACAACGGGCGACCCGTCTTCGCAGGCTGCGCAGGCGCCCGGTGTCGGCGGAGGTGGCCGCGTAA
- a CDS encoding N-acetylneuraminate synthase family protein: MSTISPVTTIGANSRLRQFGSKTAGPGQPVYITGEIGINHNGDLENAFALIDVAAEAGCDAVKFQKRTPEICTPRDQWDIERDTPWGRMTYIDYRHRVEFGEAEYQAISEHCAKRGIDWFASPWDTEAVAFLEKFDLPAHKVASASLTDDELLRALRATGRTVILSTGMSTPKQIRHAVEVLGSDNILMCHATSTYPAQAEELNLRVINTLQAEYPNVPIGYSGHETGLQTTLAAVALGATFVERHITLDRAMWGSDQAASVEPQGLTRLVRDIRTIEASLGDGVKKVYESELGPMKKLRRVAGVVAESESAETEPVAV, encoded by the coding sequence ATGAGCACCATCAGCCCCGTCACCACCATCGGCGCCAACTCCCGTCTCCGTCAGTTCGGTTCGAAGACGGCTGGCCCCGGTCAGCCCGTGTACATCACCGGTGAGATCGGCATCAACCACAACGGTGACCTGGAGAACGCCTTCGCGCTCATCGACGTGGCCGCCGAGGCCGGCTGCGACGCGGTCAAGTTCCAGAAGCGCACCCCGGAGATCTGCACCCCGCGCGACCAGTGGGACATCGAGCGCGACACCCCCTGGGGCCGCATGACCTACATCGACTACCGCCACCGCGTGGAGTTCGGCGAGGCCGAGTACCAGGCGATCAGCGAGCACTGCGCCAAGCGCGGCATCGACTGGTTCGCGTCGCCGTGGGACACCGAGGCCGTCGCCTTCCTGGAGAAGTTCGACCTGCCCGCCCACAAGGTCGCCTCCGCCTCGCTCACCGACGACGAGCTGCTCCGCGCCCTGCGCGCCACCGGCCGCACGGTCATCCTCTCCACCGGCATGTCGACGCCGAAGCAGATCCGCCACGCGGTCGAGGTCCTCGGCTCGGACAACATCCTGATGTGCCACGCCACGTCGACGTACCCGGCGCAGGCCGAGGAGCTCAACCTCCGCGTCATCAACACCCTCCAGGCCGAGTACCCGAACGTCCCGATCGGCTACTCCGGCCACGAGACCGGCCTGCAGACCACCCTGGCCGCGGTCGCCCTCGGCGCCACCTTCGTCGAGCGCCACATCACCCTCGACCGCGCCATGTGGGGCTCCGACCAGGCCGCCTCCGTCGAGCCGCAGGGCCTGACCCGCCTGGTCCGCGACATCCGCACCATCGAGGCCTCCCTCGGTGACGGCGTCAAGAAGGTCTACGAGTCGGAGCTCGGCCCGATGAAGAAGCTGCGCCGCGTCGCGGGCGTCGTCGCCGAGAGCGAGTCGGCCGAGACCGAGCCGGTCGCCGTCTGA
- a CDS encoding DUF6879 family protein has translation MLLDGDEWQAMFRDFHTQAWRLETLPQYLMPQEAEEIQAFKDGKRIDPHAYTSTYTDRIKRQLAEGKANGRVHVLTRPLSEYLRFEFARYYEPHATAGEDIRILDVTDRVNPLAGIQDFWMFDRSTVVLMNYEPDGRQISRELHESDPAPFIEYQRIAVAESVPFREYVSG, from the coding sequence GTGCTCTTGGATGGTGACGAGTGGCAGGCAATGTTCCGCGACTTCCACACGCAAGCGTGGCGGCTCGAAACACTGCCGCAGTACCTCATGCCGCAGGAGGCCGAAGAGATCCAGGCTTTCAAGGACGGCAAGCGCATCGATCCGCATGCCTACACGTCGACCTATACCGACCGGATTAAAAGGCAGCTTGCCGAGGGGAAGGCGAACGGGCGCGTACATGTCCTTACGCGCCCACTCTCTGAGTACCTGCGGTTTGAGTTCGCTCGCTACTACGAGCCACACGCAACGGCCGGCGAGGATATCCGCATCCTCGATGTGACCGACCGAGTCAACCCGTTGGCGGGCATCCAAGACTTCTGGATGTTCGACCGCTCCACAGTGGTGCTCATGAACTATGAGCCCGACGGCAGGCAGATCAGCCGGGAACTGCACGAAAGCGACCCTGCGCCGTTCATCGAATACCAGCGGATTGCGGTAGCCGAGTCGGTCCCATTTCGGGAGTACGTGAGCGGGTGA
- a CDS encoding TetR/AcrR family transcriptional regulator C-terminal domain-containing protein, producing MATTKLDRALVARTALDLLNETGLEGLTLRAIAQRLDVKAPALYWHFKDKQALLDEMATELMRRMAEDFLATPDPDWRVALTGSMRGLRAHLLRYRDGAKVYSGTHFTDTSYAAPMEAHLRVLTAAGFTPGAAARAWFTAYSYTIGYVIEEQATGPDPASGEGGYDLAARAARLAAYPLAAAAGEEMFRDHDRGFQAGLAAVVAGIGATLGATGSG from the coding sequence GTGGCCACGACGAAACTGGACCGCGCCCTGGTGGCGCGCACCGCGCTGGACCTGCTGAACGAGACCGGACTCGAAGGGCTGACCCTGCGCGCCATCGCCCAGCGCCTGGACGTCAAGGCGCCCGCGCTGTACTGGCACTTCAAGGACAAGCAGGCGCTGCTCGACGAGATGGCGACCGAACTGATGCGGCGCATGGCCGAGGACTTCCTTGCCACTCCCGACCCCGACTGGCGGGTGGCGCTCACCGGCTCGATGCGCGGCCTGCGCGCGCACCTGCTGCGCTACCGCGACGGCGCCAAGGTCTACAGCGGCACGCACTTCACGGACACGTCGTACGCCGCGCCCATGGAGGCCCATCTGCGGGTACTCACCGCGGCGGGCTTCACGCCAGGGGCGGCCGCGCGCGCCTGGTTCACCGCGTACAGCTACACCATCGGGTACGTCATCGAGGAGCAGGCCACGGGCCCCGACCCCGCCAGCGGCGAAGGCGGCTACGACCTCGCGGCCCGCGCCGCGCGCCTGGCCGCGTACCCGCTGGCCGCGGCCGCGGGCGAGGAGATGTTCCGCGACCACGACCGCGGCTTCCAGGCGGGACTCGCCGCGGTCGTCGCGGGCATCGGGGCGACGCTCGGGGCTACCGGCTCCGGGTGA
- a CDS encoding N-acylneuraminate cytidylyltransferase, which yields MSLPDPAGTQVRRVLAVIPARGGSKGVPAKNLAPVGGVPLVARAIRECRASRLVTDVVVSTDDHVIAEAARAAGAEVVLRPAAIAGDTATSEAAVLHAMDAHEALHGAAVDVVLLVQCTSPFLTREDIDGVAAAVVENGADTAVTVAPFHGFIWRDAADDATEGSAEVTAQRTDAVGGTATLANSTRTRGGYGVNHDKSFRPRRQDRPQDLLETGAAYAMDATGFRAEKHRFFGHTEPVRTDPARVLEVDDPHDLARARALAPLFDAARPGDEAALPTAADIDAVVLDFDGTQTDDRVLIDSDGREFVSVHRGDGLGIAALRRSGLNMLILSTEQNPVVAARAKKLKLPVLHGIDRKDLALKQWCEEQGIAPERVLYVGNDVNDLPCFALVGWPVAVASAHDVVRGAARAVTTVPGGEGAIREIASWILGPSLDSLHS from the coding sequence ATGTCCCTCCCCGACCCAGCGGGCACGCAGGTGCGCCGCGTCCTCGCCGTCATCCCCGCCCGCGGCGGGTCCAAGGGCGTGCCCGCCAAGAACCTCGCCCCGGTCGGCGGCGTGCCCCTGGTGGCCAGAGCCATCCGCGAATGCCGGGCCTCCCGCCTGGTCACCGACGTCGTCGTCTCCACCGACGACCACGTGATCGCCGAGGCCGCCCGCGCCGCGGGCGCCGAAGTGGTCCTGCGTCCCGCCGCGATCGCCGGTGACACCGCGACCAGCGAGGCCGCCGTCCTGCACGCCATGGACGCCCACGAGGCCCTGCACGGCGCCGCCGTGGACGTCGTCCTGCTCGTGCAGTGCACCAGCCCCTTCCTCACCCGCGAGGACATCGACGGGGTGGCCGCCGCGGTCGTCGAGAACGGCGCGGACACCGCCGTCACCGTCGCCCCCTTCCACGGCTTCATCTGGCGCGACGCCGCCGACGACGCCACGGAAGGATCCGCCGAGGTCACCGCGCAGCGCACGGACGCCGTCGGCGGCACCGCCACGCTCGCCAACTCCACCCGTACGCGCGGCGGTTACGGCGTCAACCACGACAAGTCCTTCCGGCCGCGCCGCCAGGACCGCCCCCAGGACCTCCTGGAGACCGGCGCCGCCTACGCGATGGACGCGACGGGCTTCCGCGCCGAGAAGCACCGCTTCTTCGGCCACACCGAGCCCGTGCGCACCGACCCCGCCCGGGTCCTGGAGGTCGACGACCCGCACGACCTCGCCCGCGCCCGCGCGCTCGCCCCGCTCTTCGACGCGGCCCGTCCAGGAGACGAGGCCGCCCTCCCGACCGCCGCCGACATCGACGCGGTCGTCCTCGACTTCGACGGCACCCAGACCGACGACAGGGTGCTGATCGACTCCGACGGACGGGAGTTCGTCTCCGTGCACCGCGGGGACGGCCTCGGCATCGCGGCCCTCCGCAGGAGCGGCCTGAACATGCTGATCCTGTCCACGGAACAGAACCCGGTCGTCGCCGCGCGCGCGAAGAAGCTCAAGCTTCCCGTCCTGCACGGCATCGACAGGAAAGACCTCGCACTGAAGCAGTGGTGCGAGGAGCAGGGCATCGCTCCCGAGCGCGTGCTCTACGTCGGCAACGACGTCAACGACCTCCCGTGCTTCGCCCTCGTGGGCTGGCCCGTGGCGGTCGCCAGCGCCCATGACGTCGTGCGCGGCGCGGCCCGCGCGGTCACCACCGTCCCCGGCGGTGAAGGCGCGATCCGAGAGATCGCCAGCTGGATCCTCGGCCCCTCTCTCGACTCCCTCCACAGTTAA
- a CDS encoding acyltransferase family protein translates to MTAPAPILPKHAPGADTTSGTPPAASAPARARPRLRALDGLRLIAALMVAAYHYGGRDGEIAQAWGSSPADQFPTASEWFAYGCLGVQIFFVISGFVICMSGWGRPLRSFFASRASRLLPAYWAAIVLVTAVFALPVVTYAAVSPSDALVNLTMLQQPLGADRVLGVCWTLWAELRFYALFALCVVMPGATRARVVLFCAGWTLAAAITEAANEPLLDLILMPEYAPFFIGGIGIYLLHRDRRDVTAWGIVGVSWLIGQHYAVKGLWHAPNPDFFSYRSASVIIAVVTAGFAAVLLIALGYLHRADWRWLTVAGALTYPFYLVHEHLGWVTVAALHRKLGLPSYATFALTVAAMLLLAWLLHRLVEQRLTPLIRTALTRSR, encoded by the coding sequence ATGACCGCTCCGGCCCCCATACTCCCGAAGCACGCGCCGGGAGCGGACACCACCTCAGGCACGCCCCCGGCCGCCTCCGCGCCCGCCCGCGCGCGCCCGCGCCTGCGCGCCCTGGACGGACTGCGGCTGATCGCCGCGCTGATGGTCGCCGCCTACCACTACGGCGGCCGGGACGGCGAGATCGCCCAGGCCTGGGGGAGCTCCCCCGCCGACCAGTTCCCGACGGCGAGCGAGTGGTTCGCCTACGGCTGCCTCGGCGTCCAGATCTTCTTCGTGATCAGCGGCTTCGTCATCTGCATGAGCGGCTGGGGCCGCCCGCTGCGCTCCTTCTTCGCCTCCCGGGCCTCGCGCCTGCTGCCCGCCTACTGGGCGGCGATCGTCCTGGTGACGGCGGTCTTCGCGCTGCCGGTGGTCACCTACGCCGCCGTCTCGCCCAGCGACGCGCTGGTGAACCTCACCATGCTCCAGCAACCGCTGGGCGCCGACCGGGTGTTGGGCGTGTGCTGGACCCTCTGGGCCGAGCTGCGCTTCTACGCCCTCTTCGCGCTGTGCGTGGTCATGCCGGGCGCGACCCGCGCCCGCGTGGTCCTCTTCTGCGCGGGCTGGACCCTGGCGGCGGCGATCACCGAGGCCGCGAACGAGCCGCTGCTCGACCTGATCCTGATGCCCGAGTACGCGCCGTTCTTCATCGGCGGCATCGGCATCTACCTGCTGCACCGCGACCGCCGCGACGTCACGGCGTGGGGCATCGTCGGGGTGAGCTGGCTGATCGGCCAGCACTACGCGGTCAAGGGCCTGTGGCACGCGCCGAACCCGGACTTCTTCTCCTACCGCTCCGCGTCCGTGATCATCGCGGTGGTCACGGCGGGCTTCGCCGCGGTGCTCCTGATCGCCCTCGGCTATCTGCACCGCGCCGACTGGCGCTGGCTGACCGTGGCGGGGGCGCTGACGTACCCCTTCTACCTGGTGCACGAGCACTTGGGCTGGGTGACGGTGGCCGCGCTGCACCGCAAGCTGGGCCTGCCCTCGTACGCGACGTTCGCCCTGACCGTCGCGGCGATGCTGCTGCTCGCCTGGCTCCTGCACCGCCTCGTGGAGCAGCGCCTTACCCCGCTGATCCGCACGGCGCTCACCCGGAGCCGGTAG
- a CDS encoding DUF6716 putative glycosyltransferase encodes MRVAVLADSDTRWKWGALTANRIVSDNRPNGHGANGHAPDEHGPESHRLSGYLLRGRATPTPRQLEEVGVRADSLREVTAVEFLREMERDAPDVIVLALVGGAVQAVLHGLARVIEDARLTGGAGNRPVVVTGYVGVVYEKLADGLLLRHGADVVLANSRQDADRFRAVYEGVGADASAVTEAALPFLGGEPYEKHDPYTVVFAAQPSVPESAAQRTYLLRRLVEHARLHPDREVLLKLRSRPGEHTTHIEELPYQKLAQRVEGGLPANCRLVYGHMGEVLDRTDLLVTVSSTAALESLHRRVPTAVLTDLGVREALGNHHFTGSGCLTSWDGLDAGDLPEPDERWLARQGVAADGSYERAFDGARERVTELLADAAAGQLPPLAPYYDLTTARGYLPAILARHHLGPDGAPLPGAPAADKDPGPVRQIVRRAARGAYRHGVQRVAPVIRRMGEL; translated from the coding sequence CTGCGGGTCGCCGTGCTCGCCGATTCCGATACGCGATGGAAATGGGGCGCTCTCACCGCGAACCGCATCGTATCGGACAATCGGCCGAACGGGCATGGGGCGAACGGGCATGCGCCCGACGAGCATGGGCCGGAGAGCCACCGGCTCAGTGGTTACCTGCTCCGCGGCCGGGCCACCCCCACCCCCCGCCAGCTCGAAGAGGTGGGAGTGCGCGCGGACTCGCTGCGCGAGGTCACCGCCGTCGAGTTCCTGCGGGAGATGGAGCGCGACGCGCCCGACGTGATCGTGCTCGCCCTGGTGGGCGGCGCGGTCCAGGCGGTCCTGCACGGTCTCGCCCGGGTCATAGAGGACGCCCGCCTGACCGGCGGCGCGGGCAATCGGCCCGTCGTCGTCACCGGCTACGTCGGCGTCGTCTACGAGAAGCTCGCGGACGGCCTCCTGCTGCGGCACGGCGCGGACGTCGTCCTCGCCAACTCCCGCCAGGACGCGGACCGTTTCCGCGCCGTGTACGAGGGGGTGGGCGCCGACGCGTCCGCGGTGACGGAAGCCGCACTGCCGTTCCTCGGCGGGGAGCCGTACGAGAAGCACGACCCCTACACCGTCGTCTTCGCCGCCCAGCCCTCCGTGCCCGAGAGCGCGGCCCAGCGCACCTACCTCCTGCGCCGCCTGGTCGAACACGCCAGGCTGCACCCCGACCGCGAGGTGCTGCTCAAGCTGCGCAGCAGGCCGGGCGAGCACACCACGCACATCGAGGAGCTGCCCTACCAGAAGCTGGCGCAGCGCGTCGAGGGCGGGCTGCCCGCCAACTGCCGCCTCGTCTACGGGCACATGGGCGAGGTGCTCGACCGCACCGACCTGCTCGTCACCGTCTCCTCCACGGCGGCCCTGGAGTCCCTGCACCGCCGCGTCCCCACCGCCGTCCTCACCGACCTCGGGGTCCGCGAAGCACTCGGCAACCACCACTTCACCGGCTCCGGCTGCCTCACCTCCTGGGACGGGCTCGACGCGGGCGACCTGCCCGAGCCCGACGAGCGGTGGCTGGCCAGGCAGGGCGTCGCCGCCGACGGAAGCTACGAGCGGGCCTTCGACGGGGCGCGCGAGCGGGTCACCGAGCTGCTCGCCGACGCGGCCGCCGGTCAACTCCCGCCCCTGGCGCCGTACTACGACCTCACCACCGCCCGTGGCTACCTGCCCGCCATCCTCGCCCGCCACCACCTCGGCCCGGACGGCGCACCGCTGCCGGGCGCGCCCGCGGCCGACAAGGACCCGGGTCCCGTACGGCAGATCGTGCGCCGCGCGGCCCGCGGCGCCTACCGCCACGGAGTGCAGCGCGTGGCGCCCGTCATCCGGCGGATGGGCGAGCTGTGA
- a CDS encoding helix-turn-helix domain-containing protein, with translation MPPSKTPTLRQQRLGAELRKLRERAGLSTVRAAALLGVNQSRISNIEAGRYAVGADRVRVIARNYACSDEALVGALVGMTGGRTRGWWEEYRGNLPNGMLDLAELEHHADALRVAQALHIPGLLQTAQHARALFADAVPPRLPHEIEHLMSYRIKRQAVLHRGTPLPYTALIHEAALHMRVGGPAVAAEQLNHLVEMGRRAHISVLVIPFGRGAFPGSGQGIDYAHGPVTHLDTVQLDTEHGSEFLDAAAQLERYTTVLDRLEKLALPAEESRELIAQAAATQK, from the coding sequence ATGCCCCCCAGCAAGACCCCCACGCTCCGTCAGCAGCGCCTGGGCGCTGAGCTGCGAAAGCTGCGCGAGCGGGCCGGGCTCTCCACCGTGCGGGCGGCCGCCCTGCTGGGTGTCAACCAGTCACGCATCAGCAATATCGAGGCAGGCCGGTACGCGGTGGGCGCCGACCGCGTCCGCGTGATCGCCCGCAACTACGCCTGTTCGGACGAGGCTCTGGTCGGCGCCCTCGTCGGCATGACAGGGGGCCGCACACGCGGGTGGTGGGAGGAGTACCGGGGGAACCTGCCGAACGGCATGCTGGATCTCGCCGAGCTCGAACACCACGCCGACGCACTGCGTGTCGCGCAGGCCTTGCACATCCCCGGGCTGCTGCAGACGGCACAGCACGCCCGTGCGCTGTTCGCAGACGCCGTACCGCCTCGCCTCCCTCACGAGATCGAGCACCTGATGTCGTACCGGATCAAGCGCCAAGCAGTACTACACCGGGGCACTCCGCTCCCGTACACCGCCCTGATCCACGAAGCGGCGCTCCACATGCGGGTCGGAGGACCGGCCGTCGCAGCAGAACAGCTCAACCACCTCGTGGAAATGGGCCGACGGGCCCACATCTCCGTACTCGTCATCCCCTTCGGCCGGGGCGCCTTCCCCGGCTCAGGGCAAGGCATCGACTACGCCCACGGGCCTGTCACTCACCTCGACACGGTCCAGCTGGACACCGAGCATGGGAGTGAATTCCTGGATGCAGCAGCCCAGTTGGAGCGCTACACCACAGTCCTCGACCGCTTGGAGAAGCTGGCACTCCCAGCCGAAGAGTCCCGAGAACTGATCGCCCAGGCAGCCGCCACCCAGAAGTGA
- a CDS encoding polysialyltransferase family glycosyltransferase, whose product MAQPRTTSDPASRTTQIFLASTLYGTATLAAALDADRFGPAHRRILLVSNNAATPETTTPLDEMPGFERLRGRFDEVRSWNEAISPFHPGGWAPRGDDVVLWERYIRLLWDLGDDDVELAVESIQVNPALALAQIFTGVPVDVYADGLMSYGPTRNKIDPLVGTRVRRLLHLDLVPGLTPLLLTEFDVPPEVVPTETFLKVLGELAEDEEELPEIEAPALVLGQYLSALSILTAEEEEELHIRMVRGAAELGHTRVVFKPHPTAPARWSRSLEKAARTMGVDLTVLDTPVLAEVLYQRMRPALVVGCFSTALLTASALYDLPAARTGTDLLLERLAPYQNSNRVPVTIVDALLPELTDRTAVTEQRTGMGVAELTQLLKAVGFAMQPQIYPGLRPDAERHLATHLDARTWRYFKRRRLTALALPGALPSQLAFIPRNATVRRVARRARSVQRTIKRTALG is encoded by the coding sequence ATGGCGCAGCCCCGTACGACGTCCGATCCGGCGTCCCGTACGACGCAGATCTTCCTGGCGTCCACGCTGTACGGCACCGCGACGCTCGCCGCCGCCCTGGACGCCGACCGCTTCGGCCCGGCCCACCGGCGGATCCTCCTCGTCAGCAACAACGCGGCGACGCCCGAGACGACGACGCCGCTGGACGAGATGCCGGGCTTCGAGCGGCTGCGCGGCCGCTTCGACGAGGTGCGCTCCTGGAACGAGGCCATCTCCCCTTTTCACCCGGGTGGCTGGGCCCCGCGCGGCGACGACGTCGTGCTGTGGGAGCGCTACATCCGGCTGCTCTGGGACCTCGGTGACGACGACGTCGAGCTGGCCGTCGAGTCGATCCAGGTCAACCCGGCCCTGGCCCTCGCGCAGATCTTCACCGGCGTACCCGTGGACGTGTACGCCGACGGCCTGATGAGCTACGGCCCCACCCGCAACAAGATCGACCCGCTGGTCGGCACGCGCGTGCGGCGCCTGCTCCACCTGGACCTGGTGCCGGGCCTGACCCCGCTCCTGCTCACCGAGTTCGACGTGCCCCCCGAGGTCGTACCGACCGAGACGTTCCTGAAGGTCCTCGGTGAACTGGCCGAGGACGAGGAGGAGTTGCCGGAGATCGAGGCGCCCGCGCTGGTCCTCGGCCAGTACCTCTCCGCGCTCTCCATCCTCACCGCGGAGGAAGAGGAGGAGCTGCACATCCGCATGGTGCGCGGCGCCGCCGAACTCGGCCACACCCGCGTGGTGTTCAAGCCGCACCCCACCGCGCCCGCCCGCTGGTCGCGCTCCCTGGAGAAGGCGGCGCGGACGATGGGCGTCGACCTCACCGTCCTGGACACGCCGGTGCTCGCCGAGGTGCTCTACCAGCGGATGCGGCCCGCGCTCGTCGTCGGCTGCTTCTCCACCGCCCTGCTCACCGCGTCCGCGCTCTACGATCTGCCCGCCGCCCGCACCGGCACCGACCTGCTCCTGGAACGCCTCGCGCCCTACCAGAACAGCAACCGCGTCCCGGTCACCATCGTCGACGCGCTGCTTCCCGAGCTCACCGACCGCACGGCGGTCACCGAGCAGCGCACGGGCATGGGCGTGGCCGAGCTGACGCAGCTCCTGAAGGCCGTCGGCTTCGCGATGCAGCCGCAGATCTATCCGGGCCTGCGCCCCGACGCCGAGCGTCATCTCGCCACGCACCTCGACGCCCGCACCTGGCGCTACTTCAAGCGGCGCCGCCTCACCGCGCTCGCCCTGCCCGGCGCGCTGCCCTCGCAGCTCGCCTTCATCCCGCGCAACGCGACGGTACGCCGGGTCGCCCGCCGGGCCCGCTCGGTGCAGCGCACCATCAAGAGGACCGCGCTCGGATGA
- a CDS encoding Scr1 family TA system antitoxin-like transcriptional regulator gives MTFGPEQLGQSTEELAVLLKGLRKGAGLSGDRLAKRMNVSQSKVSRIENAKAQPSLVDVEQWLRATDASPEAADRIMTLARLANTQWRDLRSLRRTGLGSRQAELKALEASSVHMRYFLLSMITGLLATPDYARASLSHSPADTSKAVAGKLERQQVLHDASKRFTFLITEQAARFPLIKRHAMAMQLDHLASLTYLPNVRLGVIPVGTFLPGTPLNTFTAYDDRMVTAELTTGSIVFRDARDIRTYLDDFAGYEAQMLFDDAARAKLGEWSATCRSDL, from the coding sequence GTGACGTTTGGGCCTGAGCAGCTAGGCCAGTCAACGGAAGAGTTGGCGGTCTTACTGAAAGGACTGCGCAAAGGGGCCGGTCTCTCCGGGGACCGGCTCGCCAAGCGCATGAACGTGTCCCAATCCAAGGTAAGCCGGATCGAGAACGCCAAGGCGCAGCCGTCCCTCGTGGACGTAGAACAGTGGCTTAGGGCGACAGACGCATCACCAGAAGCCGCAGACCGCATCATGACCTTAGCGAGGCTGGCCAACACGCAGTGGCGCGACCTGCGAAGCCTGCGCCGCACCGGTCTCGGTTCCCGGCAAGCCGAGTTGAAGGCACTCGAAGCCTCCTCGGTGCATATGCGGTACTTCCTGCTGTCGATGATTACCGGCCTACTTGCCACCCCTGACTACGCGCGGGCCAGCCTCTCGCATTCACCAGCCGATACAAGCAAGGCCGTGGCGGGCAAGCTGGAACGACAGCAGGTACTTCACGACGCATCGAAACGGTTCACTTTCCTGATCACTGAACAGGCTGCACGCTTCCCACTCATCAAGCGCCACGCTATGGCCATGCAACTTGACCATCTGGCATCCCTGACGTACCTGCCTAATGTACGGCTCGGAGTCATCCCTGTAGGGACGTTTCTGCCTGGCACGCCATTGAACACATTCACAGCCTATGACGACCGAATGGTGACAGCGGAGCTAACCACGGGGTCGATAGTGTTCCGCGATGCTCGGGATATCCGAACCTACCTTGATGACTTCGCCGGATACGAAGCGCAGATGCTATTCGACGATGCGGCCAGGGCGAAGCTCGGGGAGTGGTCGGCGACCTGTCGAAGTGATCTTTAG
- a CDS encoding peptidoglycan-binding domain-containing protein: protein MTHHRKAATVLAAGILAATAATGAAATASAAEPSPAAPSVSASCSWRTNVGFYCGYDTRNVYSDYGDSGRQVKEIQALLRFRGIGIGPDGIDGKFGKDTRSAVQKFQRSWHLNDDGIVGPNTWSYLRTGV from the coding sequence ATGACCCACCACCGCAAGGCAGCGACCGTCCTGGCCGCGGGGATCCTCGCCGCGACCGCCGCGACCGGGGCGGCCGCCACCGCGTCGGCGGCCGAGCCCTCGCCCGCCGCGCCGTCCGTCTCGGCGAGCTGCTCGTGGCGCACCAACGTCGGCTTCTACTGCGGCTACGACACCAGGAACGTCTACAGCGACTACGGCGACAGCGGCAGGCAGGTCAAGGAGATCCAGGCGCTGCTCCGCTTCAGGGGCATCGGCATCGGACCCGACGGGATCGACGGCAAGTTCGGCAAGGACACCCGCTCGGCCGTGCAGAAGTTCCAGCGCTCCTGGCACCTGAACGACGACGGCATCGTCGGCCCCAACACGTGGAGCTACCTGCGGACCGGGGTCTGA
- a CDS encoding DUF397 domain-containing protein — MPELAWQKSTYSSEASSCVNIATAPDGTIRLRESDEPEAILSTSRAQLGTLIRAVKNTRL, encoded by the coding sequence ATGCCCGAACTCGCTTGGCAGAAGTCCACGTACAGCTCGGAGGCCTCCTCCTGCGTCAACATCGCCACCGCCCCCGACGGAACGATCCGCCTCCGCGAAAGCGACGAGCCAGAGGCCATCCTCAGCACGTCTCGCGCCCAACTCGGCACCCTCATACGCGCTGTCAAGAACACGCGCCTCTGA